The region TCTGCACCGCCTCCTGCAACCTCGAAGAAGCCGAAATCATCGTCTCCGGCGGCCGCGGCCTCTGCAAACCCGAAAACTTCACCCTCATCGAAGACCTGGCCAACGTCCTCGGCGGCGCCGTCGGCGCCTCCCGCGCGGCCGTCGACGCCGGCTGGAAACCGGCCCTCCACCAAGTCGGCCAGACCGGCAAAACCGTAGGGCCGAAAATCTACTTCGCGTGCGGCATCTCCGGCGCTATCCAGCACCTTGCCGGCATGTCCTCGTCCGACATCGTCATCGCCATCAACAAAGACCCCGACGCGCCCATCTTCAAAATGGCCGACTACGGCATCGTCGGTGACGTCATGGAAGTATTGCCGATCCTCACCGAAGAATTCAAGAAAATCAGGCAAGCATAGCAACGCGGCAGTCTAGAAGGTCCATCTGCGGCGCTCCGTCCGGCGGTCTTGAGCCATCCATGGCGTGCCCGGCGCGCGGCCCATTCCGGGCCGTCGTCGCGGGGCCGCCTCCGGTGCTTGCATCTGGAGCCTCCTAGAGCAGCCTTAAGCAGGGAGGAAATCCTATGGTCCGCGACATCCCCTTCGCCGAGATCAACATCGGCGACAAAGCCAGCATGACCAAAACGGTCAGCGAACACGACGTCTACACCTTCGCCGGCGTAAGCGGCGACTTCAACCCCGTCCACATCGACGCCGAATTCGCCAAAACCACCATGTTCAAAGAACGCATCGCCCACGGCATGCTCTCGGCCGGCTTCATCTCCGCCGTCCTCGGCACCTCGCTGCCCGGCCGCAACACCATCTACCTTGGGCAGGAACTGGCCTTCAAAGCCCCGGTGAAAATCGGCGACACCGTCACCGCCACCGTTGAGGCGATTGAAAAAATCCCCGAAAAAAGCCGCATCATCTTCCGCACCACCGTAACCAACCAGGACGGCACCATCGTCATAGACGGCA is a window of Selenomonadales bacterium 4137-cl DNA encoding:
- a CDS encoding MaoC family dehydratase, encoding MVRDIPFAEINIGDKASMTKTVSEHDVYTFAGVSGDFNPVHIDAEFAKTTMFKERIAHGMLSAGFISAVLGTSLPGRNTIYLGQELAFKAPVKIGDTVTATVEAIEKIPEKSRIIFRTTVTNQDGTIVIDGKATVLKK